Proteins from one Desulfonema limicola genomic window:
- a CDS encoding type II toxin-antitoxin system RelE family toxin: MQYTVKLKPQAIKDCKKIPKLFLKQIFEKIDAMQNDLTGNIKKLTNFTPEYRLKIGNYRVLFEIENNIIFIYRIIHRKDAYKL, encoded by the coding sequence TTGCAATATACTGTTAAATTAAAACCTCAAGCTATAAAAGACTGTAAAAAAATTCCAAAATTGTTTTTAAAACAAATTTTTGAAAAAATAGATGCTATGCAGAATGACTTAACAGGAAATATAAAAAAACTAACTAATTTTACACCTGAATACAGGCTCAAGATTGGGAACTACAGGGTTTTATTTGAAATTGAAAATAATATAATTTTCATTTACCGAATAATTCATAGAAAAGATGCGTATAAACTTTAG
- a CDS encoding complex I subunit 4 family protein, producing MLITYADFPYLSAMLLSCVAGLLLILFIPADRKLLIKQVSAVFSGITLAISVYLFFAYDKNLGGIQFAEKISWIPSLGISYYNGADGFSLPMLLLTGIVFFTAVITMWELENRVKEFFALIYLLVAGVFGMFMALDLFFIFVWFDVSLFPMYLLIAVWGSTRKEYAAMKLTLYLLAGSALILPGIVYLVTKSGLNTFDLIALMEPGTFTPFQQKFAFLLFLTGFGILAGMWPFHTWSPVGHVAAPTAVSMIHAGVLMKIGAFGVLRVGMFLCPEGWQYWSHLMAVLATIGIVYGAFAGLSQTDIKYCIGYSSVSHMGIVCLGLATVTIDGLNGAVFQMFAHGIMTALFFSSVGYIYDRTHTKVIAELGGLGRIMPVAASYFIIAALTGIGVPCLASFWAELLVFISAFKVYPVYGTFAVCGLVISALFMLRVVQKTCFGPENKKFVHLQDVSFKLGIPRMILVSVIVIFGLFPFLMFDMIRTASIPFINGLP from the coding sequence ATGCTTATAACCTATGCTGATTTTCCATATCTCTCTGCCATGCTCTTGTCATGCGTGGCGGGGCTGCTGCTTATTTTATTTATACCTGCTGACCGGAAATTACTGATAAAGCAGGTCAGTGCAGTTTTTTCAGGGATTACCCTGGCTATCTCGGTTTATCTTTTTTTTGCATATGATAAAAACCTGGGCGGTATCCAGTTTGCAGAAAAAATTTCATGGATTCCGTCTTTGGGCATAAGCTATTACAATGGCGCAGACGGATTCAGCCTGCCCATGCTCCTGCTGACTGGAATAGTTTTTTTTACAGCAGTAATTACCATGTGGGAACTGGAAAACCGGGTTAAGGAGTTTTTTGCACTTATTTATCTTCTTGTAGCTGGTGTTTTCGGCATGTTCATGGCCCTTGACCTGTTTTTCATTTTTGTCTGGTTTGATGTGTCATTATTTCCCATGTATCTCCTTATTGCCGTCTGGGGAAGTACCAGGAAAGAATATGCTGCCATGAAGCTGACCCTTTATCTTCTTGCAGGAAGCGCCCTGATTTTACCGGGCATTGTGTATCTTGTTACAAAATCAGGGTTAAACACATTTGATCTTATTGCCCTTATGGAACCTGGAACCTTTACCCCGTTTCAGCAGAAATTTGCTTTTCTCCTGTTTTTAACAGGCTTTGGCATCCTGGCAGGTATGTGGCCCTTTCATACATGGTCTCCTGTGGGTCATGTTGCCGCACCTACGGCAGTCAGTATGATCCATGCAGGGGTTCTTATGAAAATCGGTGCATTCGGGGTTTTGCGGGTCGGGATGTTTCTCTGCCCCGAAGGCTGGCAGTACTGGTCTCATCTTATGGCTGTTCTTGCAACAATAGGGATTGTTTATGGTGCATTTGCAGGCTTGAGCCAGACTGACATAAAATACTGCATTGGCTATTCCAGTGTGTCCCATATGGGAATAGTCTGCCTGGGTCTTGCCACTGTTACAATTGACGGGCTTAATGGAGCGGTTTTCCAGATGTTTGCCCATGGAATAATGACAGCGCTTTTCTTTTCCTCGGTCGGCTATATCTATGACAGAACCCATACAAAGGTTATTGCAGAACTGGGAGGGCTGGGACGTATTATGCCTGTTGCAGCAAGTTATTTTATTATTGCAGCTTTAACAGGTATAGGGGTGCCGTGCCTGGCAAGTTTCTGGGCAGAACTTCTTGTGTTTATTTCAGCGTTTAAGGTCTATCCTGTTTATGGAACCTTTGCAGTCTGCGGCCTTGTCATAAGTGCTTTGTTTATGCTGCGCGTGGTGCAGAAAACCTGCTTTGGCCCGGAAAATAAGAAATTTGTACATTTGCAGGACGTATCCTTTAAACTCGGTATTCCCAGGATGATCCTGGTTTCAGTTATAGTTATTTTCGGCCTTTTCCCGTTTCTCATGTTTGACATGATCCGGACAGCGTCAATACCTTTTATAAATGGATTACCCTAA
- a CDS encoding NADH-quinone oxidoreductase subunit N has product MNWIIFTPEIYTFVVSGVFFCLSLNKPDSRRDYYTALILSAIGLGVCLSAVHMNGTLFSNTYQVDLFSQVFKVMLFMALFLVICLCSELNGVDENRHSEFYMLLCVCTLSMMMLISSVNILTMYIALELSSYSLYILVFMRKHKKYSVNTGIKYFIIGASASALMVFGMAMLYGATGVSFIPDIVQIIPGIIYKPEVITGLFFTLSGFFFKLAVFPFHFWAPDVYEGAPNQLSAYIATASKVTVIAVLARMISMTGGNSQYLVHAMAVLAIITMTIGNLTAVVQKDLKRLFAFSSIAHAGYVLIAILSMNAAGYTAAVFYALTVLVLKFTCFLVLIKVADDGQNINVDHLAGLHKRSPLLAMALMLALFGLAGIPPTIGFTGKLLIFMAAMEKGYFILVLIAMINVVISLYYYLLVVKAAYLTEPEKELPEIHISPFIKILTITLVAITVLAGIIPNYLIEIARAAASVLI; this is encoded by the coding sequence ATGAACTGGATAATTTTTACCCCCGAAATATATACATTTGTTGTGAGCGGTGTTTTTTTCTGTCTTTCTTTAAACAAACCCGATTCCAGGCGGGATTATTATACTGCCCTGATCTTATCAGCAATCGGGCTGGGCGTATGCCTGAGTGCAGTGCATATGAACGGAACCCTGTTTTCAAACACATACCAGGTGGATCTTTTTTCACAGGTTTTCAAGGTCATGCTGTTTATGGCGCTTTTTCTTGTCATATGCCTGTGCAGTGAATTAAACGGTGTTGATGAAAACAGGCATTCGGAGTTTTACATGCTCCTATGCGTCTGTACCCTGTCTATGATGATGCTCATAAGCAGTGTTAATATCCTGACCATGTATATTGCACTTGAGCTTTCAAGTTATTCTCTCTACATCCTTGTTTTCATGAGAAAACACAAAAAATACAGTGTAAATACAGGCATTAAATATTTTATAATCGGTGCATCAGCTTCAGCACTTATGGTTTTTGGCATGGCCATGCTTTACGGGGCAACCGGGGTGTCGTTTATACCTGATATAGTTCAAATCATTCCTGGTATTATATATAAACCAGAAGTTATTACAGGTCTTTTTTTCACCTTATCCGGCTTTTTCTTTAAGCTGGCTGTTTTCCCGTTTCATTTTTGGGCTCCTGATGTATATGAAGGCGCACCCAATCAATTAAGCGCATATATTGCAACAGCCTCAAAGGTTACAGTTATTGCAGTGCTGGCAAGAATGATTTCCATGACAGGGGGAAACAGCCAATACCTGGTTCATGCAATGGCAGTACTTGCCATTATAACCATGACCATTGGAAACCTGACTGCTGTTGTTCAAAAAGACCTTAAACGGCTCTTTGCTTTTTCCAGTATTGCCCATGCAGGATATGTGCTTATAGCTATTCTCAGTATGAATGCAGCAGGTTATACTGCTGCTGTATTTTATGCCTTAACTGTCCTGGTTTTAAAATTCACATGCTTTCTTGTTCTAATAAAGGTGGCAGATGACGGCCAAAATATAAATGTTGACCATCTGGCAGGGCTTCATAAGCGCTCTCCCCTGCTTGCAATGGCTCTTATGCTGGCTCTTTTCGGTCTGGCAGGGATTCCGCCGACAATCGGATTTACTGGAAAGCTTTTAATATTTATGGCAGCTATGGAAAAAGGTTATTTTATCCTGGTTCTTATTGCCATGATTAATGTGGTTATATCATTGTATTATTATCTGCTGGTTGTAAAAGCAGCCTATCTCACTGAGCCTGAAAAAGAACTGCCTGAAATTCATATATCCCCTTTTATAAAGATATTGACAATAACCCTTGTTGCAATTACAGTCCTGGCAGGGATTATTCCCAATTATCTTATAGAAATAGCCAGGGCGGCCGCAAGTGTTTTGATTTAA